One stretch of Methylopila sp. 73B DNA includes these proteins:
- the chrA gene encoding chromate efflux transporter: protein MSDTVEVSPYPAPDARRLPTLGEALRVWLKVALLSFGGPAGQIATMHRIVVEERRWVSDARFLHALNYCMLLPGPEAQQLATYLGWLMHGARGGAIAGLLFVLPGALAMLGLSLLYVTAGTTPLIAGAFYGLKAAVIAIVLQALLRVGRKALTGLAQVGLAALAFLAIFAFGAPFPAVIAAAALIGFAAVRLGVPGFGAGATAAALDAEDGGVLSPNAPMRGRAPFREAIAPAATALALWLAPVAALTFALGTGNVFADIATFFSQMAVVTFGGAYAALAYVAQQAVEGYGWLRPGEMLDGLGLAETTPGPLILVLQFVGFLAAHRAPGGLDPLFAGALGGLLASWVTFAPSFFWIFLGAPFVERLRDNRLLSGALAGVSAAVVGVILNLALWFALHALFRETGRTTAYGLDLSYPAPASLDVVALALTAGALLFAFRLKVGIVTLLSLMAAAGVVCKLSGIK from the coding sequence ATGTCCGACACGGTCGAGGTTTCGCCCTATCCAGCGCCGGACGCCCGACGGCTTCCGACCCTCGGCGAGGCGCTGCGCGTCTGGCTCAAGGTCGCGCTGCTTAGCTTCGGGGGACCTGCCGGCCAGATCGCGACCATGCATCGCATCGTCGTCGAGGAGCGCCGTTGGGTGTCGGACGCGCGGTTCCTGCACGCGCTGAACTACTGCATGCTGCTCCCCGGGCCCGAAGCGCAACAGCTCGCGACCTATCTCGGCTGGCTGATGCACGGCGCCCGCGGCGGCGCGATTGCGGGCCTGCTCTTCGTCCTGCCCGGCGCCCTCGCCATGCTGGGCCTCAGCCTTCTGTACGTCACGGCGGGAACGACGCCGCTGATCGCCGGGGCGTTCTATGGGCTGAAGGCCGCCGTCATCGCCATCGTGCTGCAGGCGCTGCTGCGCGTCGGCCGGAAGGCGCTGACGGGCCTGGCGCAGGTCGGGCTCGCCGCCCTCGCCTTCCTCGCGATCTTCGCCTTCGGCGCGCCGTTCCCGGCCGTGATCGCGGCGGCGGCGCTAATCGGCTTCGCCGCCGTGCGTCTCGGCGTTCCGGGTTTCGGCGCGGGAGCGACCGCGGCCGCTCTCGACGCGGAGGACGGCGGCGTGCTGAGCCCGAACGCTCCGATGCGCGGGCGCGCGCCGTTCCGGGAGGCGATCGCGCCCGCGGCGACGGCGCTTGCGCTGTGGCTCGCGCCGGTCGCCGCTCTAACGTTCGCACTCGGGACCGGAAACGTGTTCGCGGACATCGCCACGTTTTTCAGCCAGATGGCGGTGGTGACCTTCGGCGGCGCCTATGCGGCGCTGGCCTACGTCGCCCAGCAGGCGGTCGAGGGCTACGGCTGGCTTCGGCCGGGCGAAATGCTCGACGGACTGGGGCTCGCCGAAACCACGCCGGGGCCGCTGATCCTTGTGCTCCAGTTCGTGGGCTTCCTCGCCGCGCACCGGGCGCCGGGCGGGCTTGACCCGCTGTTTGCCGGCGCGCTTGGAGGGCTGCTCGCGAGCTGGGTCACCTTTGCGCCGAGCTTTTTCTGGATCTTCCTCGGCGCGCCGTTCGTGGAGCGGCTTCGAGACAACCGCCTGCTGTCCGGCGCTCTCGCCGGCGTCTCCGCAGCGGTCGTGGGCGTAATCCTGAACCTGGCGCTCTGGTTCGCGCTCCACGCCCTGTTTCGGGAGACCGGGCGGACAACCGCCTATGGTCTCGACCTGTCCTACCCCGCACCCGCCAGCCTCGACGTGGTCGCGCTGGCGCTGACAGCTGGAGCGCTCCTATTTGCGTTCCGGCTGAAGGTCGGCATCGTAACTTTGCTGAGCCTGATGGCCGCAGCGGGCGTCGTCTGCAAGCTTTCTGGGATTAAGTGA
- a CDS encoding dodecin, which produces MSDRTYKIIEIVGSSATSIEEAISGAIADAAKSVHHIRWFEVVETRGHVEDGKVAHYQVTLKIGFTIEGT; this is translated from the coding sequence ATGTCAGATCGGACCTACAAGATCATCGAGATCGTCGGATCGTCCGCGACCTCGATCGAGGAGGCCATCAGCGGCGCCATCGCCGACGCCGCGAAGAGCGTCCATCACATCCGCTGGTTCGAGGTCGTCGAGACTCGCGGCCATGTCGAGGACGGCAAGGTCGCGCACTATCAGGTGACGTTGAAAATCGGGTTCACCATCGAAGGAACTTAA
- a CDS encoding S8/S53 family peptidase, translated as MLGLAGGVVGGERFGPYRDARTAESVQPPAWRGPSFDPRRYADAAVEAVVRSACASPAPFVVLDSFSFGRPANLDDDLGDPSDGADAHISHGDVVAAIAALGHGAVTTYQIDPVFNAFTLARDIAALARDVASGKVARPAAVVTSIVLPVDLDDVNRALPADKAVSEADLRARRGDVMAALVGDGDPRNPYRIVRDALATLARLDVPVFAASGNTGPDGLINVLALNDGVYAVGALDAAGRPTAYTSAPEMTAIWAPGQFVLSETTGGLSLTGGRDVAFAGAAAPGRKALIASLVGRDPAALVRRVPAALAGPDPAGPGRRQRTLRRYLEAGLYRTVDLLTAYGYDMSSGNVARSLEQGPYMHYPSDAIFRLDPTGRLAFDPQGDGSAGQLVAYDATSFATPNVCPSPQRVAQRAAPR; from the coding sequence ATGCTCGGGCTCGCGGGCGGCGTGGTCGGCGGCGAGCGGTTTGGGCCCTATCGCGACGCGCGGACCGCGGAAAGCGTCCAGCCGCCGGCTTGGCGCGGGCCGAGCTTTGACCCCCGGCGCTACGCCGACGCGGCGGTTGAGGCGGTGGTCCGCAGCGCCTGCGCATCGCCGGCGCCCTTCGTCGTGCTGGACAGCTTCAGCTTCGGGCGCCCCGCCAACCTGGACGACGACCTCGGCGATCCGTCGGACGGCGCGGACGCGCACATCAGCCACGGCGACGTCGTGGCGGCGATCGCCGCGCTCGGCCACGGCGCGGTGACGACCTACCAGATCGACCCGGTCTTCAACGCCTTCACCCTCGCAAGGGATATCGCCGCGCTCGCGCGCGACGTGGCGAGCGGCAAGGTCGCCCGTCCCGCCGCGGTCGTCACCTCGATCGTGCTGCCGGTCGATCTCGACGACGTCAATCGCGCCCTGCCGGCCGACAAGGCCGTCTCCGAGGCGGACCTCCGCGCCCGGCGGGGAGACGTGATGGCGGCGCTCGTGGGCGACGGCGATCCGCGCAATCCCTATCGCATCGTGCGCGACGCGCTGGCGACGCTCGCGCGGCTCGACGTGCCGGTGTTCGCGGCGTCCGGCAACACAGGGCCGGACGGCCTGATCAACGTGCTTGCGCTCAACGACGGCGTCTACGCCGTGGGCGCGCTCGACGCCGCAGGCCGCCCGACCGCCTACACGAGCGCGCCTGAGATGACCGCGATCTGGGCGCCGGGGCAGTTCGTCCTCAGCGAAACGACGGGCGGGCTGAGCCTCACCGGCGGCCGCGACGTCGCCTTCGCCGGAGCGGCCGCGCCGGGGCGGAAGGCGCTGATCGCCTCGCTCGTCGGGCGCGATCCTGCGGCGCTCGTGCGCCGCGTGCCGGCGGCTCTCGCGGGCCCGGACCCGGCCGGGCCGGGGCGCCGCCAGCGCACGCTGCGGCGCTACCTCGAGGCTGGGCTCTACCGCACGGTCGATCTGCTTACGGCCTATGGCTACGACATGAGTTCCGGCAACGTCGCGCGCTCGCTGGAGCAGGGCCCCTACATGCACTACCCGTCCGACGCGATCTTCCGGCTCGATCCGACGGGCCGGCTAGCCTTCGACCCGCAAGGCGACGGCTCGGCCGGCCAACTCGTGGCCTACGACGCCACCTCGTTCGCCACGCCCAATGTCTGCCCTTCGCCGCAACGGGTCGCCCAGCGCGCAGCCCCCCGCTGA